The following are encoded in a window of Hippoglossus hippoglossus isolate fHipHip1 chromosome 23, fHipHip1.pri, whole genome shotgun sequence genomic DNA:
- the LOC117757396 gene encoding rab GDP dissociation inhibitor beta-like: MRATGLAVELSLKHLAPPPQCDRQRRGPAPEAPDAEASSRLHSRWSPFSFPATEEQRKKDSEKMNEEYDVIVLGTGLTECILSGIMSVKGKKVLHMDRNSYYGAESASITPLEDLYKRFNLPGNPPDSMGKTREWNVDLIPKFLMANGQLVRMLLITQVTRYLEFKVIEGSYVYVGGKIYKVPSTETEALSSSLMGLFEKRRFRKFLMYIASFDEKEPKTMESVDPNKTTMREIFKKFSLGQEVIDFTGHSLALYRTDEYLDQPCISTIHRIKLYSESLARYGKSPYLYPLYGLGELPQGFARLSAIYGGTYMLNKPIEEIVVENGKVVGVKSEGEIARCKQLICDPSYIVDRTKKVGQVIRAICILNHTISNTGNINSCQIIIPQNQVNRKHDIYVCMVSSAHNVAASGKYIAIISTTVETTDPEKEIKPALDLLEPIEQKFVSVSDQYAPTDLGAESQIFISSSYDATTHFETTCDDIKDIYKRMTGSEFDFAEMERRKQDIFGDAAE, translated from the exons ATGCGAGCCACGGGATTGGCCGTCGAGTTGTCACTCAAACACCTCGCACCGCCTCCCCAGTGTGATCGACAGCGGAGAGGCCCCGCCCCCGAGGCGCCTGACGCTGAAGCCTCTTCTCGTCTCCACTCCCGCTGGTCTCCATTTTCTTTCCCCGCTACTGAGGAGCAAAGGAAAAAAGACTCggaaaaaatgaatgaagaatACGACGTTATCGTCCTGGGCACCGGGCTCACG GAATGCATTTTATCAGGCATCATGTCCGTGAAGGGGAAGAAGGTCCTGCACATGGACCGCAACTCCTACTATGGAGCTGAGAGCGCGTCCATCACGCCACTTGAAGAT CTCTACAAGCGCTTCAACCTTCCTGGCAACCCTCCTGATTCAATGGGAAAAACTCGGGAATGGAATGTGGACCTCATCCCTAAATTCCTAATGGCCAATG GTCAGTTGGTCCGCATGCTGCTGATCACACAGGTGACTCGCTACCTGGAATTCAAAGTGATTGAGGGCAGCTATGTGTACGTAGGGGGGAAAATCTATAAGGTCCCCTCTACTGAGACTGAGGCTCTGTCATCTA GTCTAATGGGTTTGTTTGAGAAACGGCGCTTCAGAAAATTCCTGATGTACATCGCCAGCTTTGACGAGAAGGAACCCAAAACCATGGAAAGCGTTGACCCCAACAAGACAACTATGAGGGAAATTTTCAAAAAGTTTAGCCTTGGCCAGGAAGTGATTGACTTCACTGGCCACTCCCTCGCCCTCTACCGCACAGATGA aTACCTGGACCAACCTTGCATCAGCACAATACACAGGATAAAGCTTTACAGTGAGTCTCTGGCCAGATATGGCAAGAGCCCATACCTCTACCCACTGTATGGTCTGGGAGAACTGCCACAAGGCTTTGCCAG GCTGAGTGCCATCTATGGAGGCACGTATATGTTGAACAAGCCCATTGAAGAGATTGTGGTGGAAAATGGGAAGGTGGTGGGAGTCAAGTCTGAGGGAGAG ATCGCCAGGTGCAAACAGCTGATCTGCGACCCCAGTTACATCGTGGATCGCACCAAGAAAGTGGGTCAGGTGATCAGAGCCATCTGCATTTTGAATCACACCATCAGCAACACCGGCAACATCAACTCCTGCCAGATCATTATCCCCCAGAATCAGGTCAACAGGAAACACG ACATCTACGTTTGTATGGTCTCCTCTGCTCACAACGTGGCAGCAAGCGGTAAATATATCGCCATCATCAGCACTACAGTGGAGACAACCGACCCCGAGAAAGAGATCAAGCCGGCCCTGGACCTACTGGAGCCCATCGAGCAGAAGTTCGTCAGCGTCAGTGACCAGTATGCACCAACTGACTTGGGCGCTGAAAGCCAG
- the ankrd16 gene encoding ankyrin repeat domain-containing protein 16: protein MDADNTERLLVKLAQDGHTSSLEELIGPGGGSAAARSVCRGHLGRSGDTLLHYAARHGHLDTVEYLVQSVGMDVEVNNNDYKRPLHEAASMGHRACVGYLLREGAAVDSLKRADWTPLMMACTRRNLDVIQELLRHGADPALRNKDGWNSFHIACREGDPLVVQHLLLVAQEVWRTESKTRRTPLHTAAMHGCEEVVRILLERCGYTPDSTDSCGVTPLMDAVRNGHVSVARLLLEHHQASPTAADKVGAQLVHQVAVTGQEEALRFLVKDLGVDVNQRATGIQLSALHYAAKEGHTSTIKTLLELGADLHARDTKGRTALHMACIGQHAGAARLLQQLGLKDSEDASGTKARQFARKPDLMAAFESGSADTS from the exons ATGGACGCGGACAACACGGAGAGGCTGCTGGTGAAACTCGCTCAGGACGGACACACGAGCTCCCTGGAGGAGCTCATCGGGCCCGGCGGCGGCTCGGCGGCGGCTCGGAGCGTGTGCCGGGGACACTTGGGCCGCTCCGGGGACACTCTGCTGCACTACGCGGCCCGACACGGACACCTGGACACGGTGGAGTACCTGGTGCAGAGCGTGGGGATGGACGTGGAGGTGAACAACAACGACTACAAGCGGCCGCTGCACGAAGCTGCGTCCATGGGTCACCGGGCGTGTGTGGGCTACCTGCTCCGGGAGGGCGCCGCGGTGGACAGCCTGAAGAGGGCGGATTG gaCTCCTCTGATGATGGCCTGCACTCGGAGGAACCTTGACGTGATCCAGGAGCTGCTGCGTCACGGCGCCGACCCTGCACTGAGGAACAAGGACGGCTGGAACTCGTTCCACATCGCCTGCAGGGAGGGGGACCCTCTGGTCGTGCAGCACCTGCTCCTTGTTGCGCAAGAAGTCTGGAGGACGGAGAGCAAGACACGGAGGACACCGCTGCACACTGCAG CGATGCACGGCTGTGAGGAGGTTGTCAGGATCCTGCTAGAGAG ATGTGGCTACACCCCAGACAGCACAGACAGCTGTGGAGTCACCCCTTTGATGGATGCTGTCAGGAACGGACACGTCTCTGTGGCCAGGCTGCTCTTAGAACACCACCAG GCGTCACCAACGGCAGCTGACAAAGTCGGGGCTCAGCTGGTGCACCAGGTAGCTGTCACTGGCCAGGAGGAGGCGCTGCGGTTCCTGGTGAAGGACCTCGGTGTAGACGTCAACCAGAGAGCGACAGGCATTCAGCTCAGTGCCCTGCATTACGCTGCAAAG GAGGGCCACACGTCCACTATTAAAACACTGCTGGAGCTGGGAGCAGATCTTCATGCTCGGGACACAAAGGGAAGAACTG CTCTTCACATGGCTTGCATCGGGCAGCACGCAGGAGCAGCGCGGTTGCTTCAGCAGCTCGGACTCAAAGATTCGGAGGATGCATCTGGCACAAAGGCGCGGCAGTTCGCCAGGAAACCAGACTTAATGGCAGCATTTGAATCCGGCTCAGCAGACACATCATAA
- the LOC117757395 gene encoding uncharacterized protein LOC117757395 produces MDSDQELCKQSPCFQLTLEPSPDATALARAYHRRGSAVSYEIKRPETVREEAKARVLLAGGDPECWRLVLSESELQFGQYQGQTFKWLLSHDVGHACGVLMSHQKEREAGDTSQSPLAVNKDALASYAQLFPELTQVIQWRRMCEGSLSVRGKDQTLVGFGVFADLTFQDLYESTSSDCRIYLKWLKSLNVKGGTLIHTLQVYVLGRDNEVPAAGPSAALPAQQIAPQPPSSVASAGPSSEVSDDLLLAATVEVNTQLSVARPPVPAVHPADDGPGLPHTPPLSTGAQLLPEGWRQTLPEEQQDWVGQALFTRGTDKQPVLTSELRLWWVPPEAWPLYTETPSAYVFFQCRFFLWAPYQMWACRLTCPNCGCKLTGAGLYKTVRRVLDLDSWYFMGTECLECGSCKRKYAAWAQDILEQLDMAHKQLFPAVLTYKWSCDKMVIGMLKWRTLSSLHDTLEGQHTEEWMLRSVKYLSVLDELQVPGVAQQQVSLPPMHPVPSVPSLISLYVRKGLNQLEETKARATSIFGDILKMDSTKKMTKLAGDAAWFTNVGNEHRQVLMSVLTDSEGDGLLPMVTGLVQRYRDAGKAPPRVLYVTRDCCATVGQSKVAAMFGEWQQLVVRLDVWHLMQRFTRGFTADSHQLYGLFMTRLSIAIFEWDSSDLHRLEEAKQSEEGRDAHVQLTSKELSSHCRRRTRGALETERLIQEVLDSFWVATDAMGIPLIDRAKMEEVWSTQRRHLQCIQDPPGVELYAKTGEVTMGGVMLPVFRCARGTTSLESFHRHMCRFLPCTFANALNFQVYLLEGLVRWNENCARAALKDNPKTLLCGNSTQLQNDIIQLSQEVFGLTLIENYTQLSKYTGELIGLEYLYSQRGAVLPQDVGRDPDASNGTDSLEEELEDEEQLDEGCMEDMHGIKLLTNLSPLRPAQPVPQPAAVPTQPQPPLTVPLPEEASGQAATHKGPLAQTLYIIVTQAPAASSSTKTASAVTYAPVVTYAPVVAYAPVVNYAPVVPYAPAAASAPASTSPPAPASTSAPASTSAPASASASAPASASTSTSAPAPAVPRSTAWQRKVREEQLQQAREKGFYIRTDIC; encoded by the exons ATGGATTCCGATCAGGAGCTCTGCAAACAGTCTCCGTGCTTTCAACTCACCCTCGAGCCCTCACCTGATGCGACAGCGTTGGCCCGAGCCTACCACAGGCGAGGGTCAGCTGTGTCATATGAGATAAAGAGGCCTGAGACGGTGAGGGAGGAGGCGAAGGCTCGTGTCCTCCTGGCCGGAGGAGACCCTGAGTGCTGGCGGCTGGTGCTCAGTGAGAGTGAGCTCCAGTTTGGCCAGTACCAGGGTCAGACCTTCAAGTGGCTGCTCAGCCACGATGTGGGCCACGCCTGTGGTGTATTGATGTCCCACCAGAAGGAGAGGGAAGCCGGGGACACCTCCCAGTCGCCTCTGGCCGTCAACAAAGATGCCCTCGCCTCCTATGCCCAACTGTTCCCAGAGCTCACGCAGGTGATACAGTGGCGTAGGATGTGCGAGGGGTCTTTGTCCGTGAGAGGCAAGGACCAGACGCTGGTGGGGTTCGGAGTGTTCGCCGATCTGACATTCCAAGACCTATACGAGTCGACCAGCAGTGATTGTCGTAT CTACCTGAAGTGGCTGAAGAGTCTGAATGTCAAGGGGGGGACCCTGATCCACACACTGCAGGTGTACGTGCTCGGCCGGGACAACGAGGTGCCAGCAGCCGGACCATCGGCTGCTCTTCCGGCTCAGCAGATAGCTCCACAGCCTCCATCGA GCGTGGCATCTGCTGGTCCTTCTTCAGAAGTGTCGGATGACTTGCTCCTCGCCGCCACGGTGGAGGTCAACACTCAGC TCTCCGTGGCTCGACCCCCCGTGCCTGCTGTCCACCCTGCAGACGATGGACCAGGTCTGCCCCACACTCCACCGCTGTCCACTGGCGCACAG CTGCTGCCTGAGGGCTGGAGGCAGACGCTGCCAGAGGAACAGCAGGACTGGGTGGGCCAGGCTCTTTTCACCAGGGGCACGGACAAGCAGCCCGTCCTCACCAGTGAGCTGCGCCTCTGGTGGGTCCCCCCGGAAGCCTGGCCCCTCTACACGGAGACCCCCTCTGCCTATGTATTCTTCCAGTGCAGGTTCTTCCTGTGGGCGCCCTACCAGATGTGGGCATGCAGGCTCACGTGCCCCAACTGTGGGTGCAAACTGACCGGCGCTGGTCTTTACAAGACTGTCCGGCGGGTCCTGGATCTTGACAGCTGGTACTTCATGGGCACGGAGTGCCTGGAATGCGGGTCTTGCAAGAGGAAGTATGCGGCGTGGGCGCAGGACATCTTAGAACAGCTGGACATGGCACACAAGCAGCTTTTTCCAGCTGTTCTCACGTACAA gtGGTCTTGCGACAAGATGGTGATTGGGATGCTGAAATGGCGCACTTTGTCTAGCCTCCACGACACTTTGGAGGGACAGCACACCGAAGAGTGGATGCTGCGGTCGGTGAAGTACCTTTCCGTGCTCGACGAGCTTCAAGTACCGGGTGTGGCTCAGCAGCAGGTGTCTTTACCACCCATGCACCCGGTACCCAGCGTGCCCTCTCTGATTTCACTTTATGTGAGGAAGGGCCTCAATCAACTGGAGGAGACCAAAGCCAGGGCCACGTCCATCTTCGGAGACATCCTAAAGATGGACTCCACCAAGAAG ATGACGAAGCTTGCGGGAGATGCTGCCTGGTTCACTAATGTGGGCAACGAGCACAGGCAGGTGCTCATGTCAGTTCTCACTGACTCGGAGGGGGACGGACTGTTGCCCATGGTGACTGGACTTGTGCAGCGTTACAGAGACGCCGGAAAGGCCCCTCCTCGGGTGTTGTACGTGACCCGGGACTGCTGTGCCACCGTTGGACAGTCCAAG GTCGCAGCCATGTTCGGCGAGTGGCAGCAGCTGGTGGTGCGGCTGGACGTTTGGCACCTCATGCAGCGCTTCACAAGGGGCTTCACCGCCGACAGCCACCAGCTGTACGGCCTCTTCATGACGCGTCTGTCGATTGCCATCTTTGAGTGGGACAGCAGCGACCTGCACCGCCTGGAGGAGGCCAAGCAATCTGAGGAGGGGAGAGACGCCCACGTCCAGCTGACGTCCAAGGAGCTCTCCTCCCACTGCCGCCGCCGCACAAGGGGTGCGCTGGAGACAGAGCGGCTCATTCAGGAAGTGCTGGACTCCTTCTGGGTGGCGACGGACGCTATGGGCATCCCCCTCATCGACCGTGCTAAGATGGAGGAGGTTTGGAGCACGCAGCGCCGTCATCTCCAGTGCATCCAGGACCCACCAGGAGTGGAGCTGTATGCGAAGACGGGGGAGGTGACCATGGGGGGTGTTATGCTCCCTGTCTTCCGCTGTGCCCGTGGCACCACCTCCCTGGAGTCATTCCACCGCCACATGTGCAGGTTCCTTCCAT GCACGTTTGCCAACGCCCTGAACTTCCAGGTGTACCTGCTGGAGGGCCTGGTGAGGTGGAATGAAAACTGCGCCAGAGCAGCACTGAAGGATAACCCAAAGACGCTGCTGTGTGGCAACAGTACCCAGCTGCAGAACGACATCATCCAGCTCAGCCAAGAGGTCTTTGGTCTGACGCTGATTGAGAATTACACCCAGCTTAGCAAGTACACAG GGGAGCTCATTGGGTTGGAATACCTGTACTCCCAGAGAGGTGCCGTGCTACCGCAAGACGTGGGCCGGGATCCCGATGCTTCGAATGGGACAGACAGTCTTGAAGAGGAGTTGGAAGATGAGGAGCAGCTGGATGAGGGGTGCATGGAGGACATGCATGGGATTAAACTTTTAACAAATCTAAGTCCGCTCCGCCCAGCACAGCCTGTCCCTCAGCCTGCCGCCGTTCCCACACAGCCTCAGCCGCCTCTCACTGTCCCTCTCCCTGAGGAGGCCTCTGGTCAGGCTGCCACACACAAAGGGCCCCTGGCGCAAACCTTGTATATCATCGTCACCCAGGcccctgcagcctcctcctccacaaaaaCTGCCTCTGCCGTCACCTACGCCCCTGTTGTCACCTACGCCCCTGTCGTCGCCTACGCCCCTGTCGTCAACTACGCCCCTGTCGTCCCCTACGCCCCTGCCGCTGCCTCCGCCcctgcctccacctctccccctgcccctgcctccacctctgcccctgcctccacctctgcccctgcctctgcctctgcctctgcccctgcctccgcctccacctccacctctgcccCTGCCCCTGCCGTGCCTCGATCTACTGCCTGGCAGAGGAAGGTTCGAGAGGAACAGCTACAGCAGGCCCGGGAGAAAGGTTTTTACATTA GGACAGACATTTGTTAA